The genome window aactgtggattatttatatgattttgagctgaattttcttgtgcttttgggtcagtagtagtgtacgtcttggagttctgacatggaaaccttctgcgctTAGTACGCACCTTACTGTGATCACTGAAACCTCACTGCCTgctgccaccaagtcttgctgcaggtcttttgcagtcactcgagcgtttttcacaaccttctcagaaatctggttgcagctgttgacagcttcctttttctgccccatgcAGGTATTTGGTGTATTTTCAAGTCTAGCCGGTTCAGGTATTTCAAATGTTTTCTGTCCcaagccagttcaggtatttcatacactttctacccctagccagttcaggtatttcatgtctTCCActtcaagcacacctggtgcaactaatgaagcccttgattagtttcatcaggtgtgcttgagacagcacctgtttttgcatatttgtgctgttgtgagggattctgttcagggggttgaataatttagaaactggagaaatcattctgttgcattttcagttgaattgggggaaaccacttgaagcattcgttgtgttgaactatttcaattgcttttgtttgatttgttcattgcaaccAGCTAAAAGTCTGATTTTgcaatggggttgaataattttgattgcaactgtacatgaATAGAAGTCAAATGAATAGCTCTACTTAAGAGTTTAAAGGGATGATGTACAAAATGAACACAGCGGTGGCTGGGGGCGATATTACACGGGtggctaaaatctaatatctataAATAATTTGACAGTGAAACTCTTAGGACTGAGCAATGCATTATTAACGGCATAACACGATTGATGTAGACTGAATGTCTTTGAAGAGTACACCTGCATTTAAGTTATTACTAGTTAGTAGTTACAAGTTAACAGTATTTGATACCAGTATTAGACAGAGCATGCAGTTTAACTCTTCTTAAATACCATCATCTAAAAGTATGTAATTGTCTAAAAACAATACTGCACACTGGATCCAAGACTTGGGCATTGCTATATTAGACATTTTTGCTTGGAATATTgatctcactcattcactttcagtaacagCTTTAGCCTTGTCAGGGGTCACGGTGAATtcagagtctatcccaggaacacggggcatgaggtgggaatgggatgggatgggtACCAGTCcttcacagggcaccatgcacactcattcactcattcaactacatcagtggtcaccaaccccgTTCCTGGAAATCTACCTTCTGGCAGGCTTCATCTCCAGACAAAATCTAACACACGTTTTTTTAGCttatcaagaacttcttaaggcaatgattagatggtcaggagGGCATCATAATTATGGTTGGAGCCAAAgccttcaggaaggtagatctccaggaacagggttggtgatcaATGAACTGGGGGTATTTATCTTAGCCAATTCACTTACTGgcgtgtttttgggaggtgggaggaaaccagaggtaacccacacagacactgggagaacaGGCACAGaagctccacacagacagtaacccgagctcaggattgaatcgGGAAGCCTGGAGCTATGGTATGATGTGGAAATGCAACCTTCTGCACCACCTTTCCACCCTGGAATATTGATCTGCCATTTAAAAATCAATCTCAGCAGTGTCATACTACTGTGGTCTTAAAAACCCTGCAGGTGATTTACTGCCTTCTAAATTTGTAAAAACATGCAGCATTGCCAGATACTATTGTGAGCACAGCAGTAACACTGACTTGGAAGTGTGTGTGGAACCAGTATTGGTACACACCTCATTGTCACTTTGGGGTGAGAAACAAGTCCAACCAAGACCTAAACAATCCAGACAAACAAGGTCTCAAAAGTCAAATACTGAAATTGATTAGCACACACTATGCACGGGTAAACTGAGCTATAGTCTCAAAGTGGACCAACAAGCTGGGCTTACAATCTTTTGTTTGCGCTACTGCCGCTTTAAGCCAGCCTCAAAGGTAGTTTTTGAATCTTCTGCAGGTCTGTATGGCATGAAATTACCATTGTACAATCACACAGTATCGTGCTTTTACATTTCTCAGGAAGAAGTGGTTCACTTCAAGACGGTCTAAGAACACACTTATGCCAATGTTGAGTGTGAGACAAAAAGCAAATATTGGCTAATTATATGCGATAAATCAGCAACATCCAAAaggaaatatttgaatattaaattgattttaagcatttatgttgaattcaattcaattcagttcgaTTTGTATATCATTTTTAACGACAGCCGTTGTCACAAAGCAGAgttacagaaatccggatgtagatttagatccctaatgaacaagccaaaggtgacagtggcaaggaaaaagcTCCCTGAAACAACATGACAAAGAACCTTAAGAGATATACCCATTGCCTTCTGGGTGAAACCgaatagtgtgattataaatcattataatataCAGGTGTGGGAGAGAAAGTGccttgaaaggatgttcagcaTGAGTGTATTATGAATAAGAGTCCTGCCAtaagcacaggacagtctttatgattacagcagcagttcttaggtacaaatctacagcatCCCGGTGAGATTATCCTTAGAAGCAAAGGTGCGACTTTTTGGGAAGTGCAGATCGTTATGGTATCCATGCGAGACCATATTATGTTGCAGATCATCTGTTACTTTCTCATCTTCCTAACTAACTAAATTTAAACCCACCTTGCTGACCCCTACTTGAACTGCATTCAGTGTTTTTCAACGCATCTGCTGAATCCTAGACTCACTAACTGACATTAAACTGAACTCCAAACATAATTCATGCAACATCGCAAAGAGGTAGTGCTGATCTGAGATCAGCAGCTGGCCTAGAACGATCCCTAGAACACTCAGCATGTGTGATTGGTTAGGAGTGAAGCACCAGGCTAAAAAACTGCAGTCACATCAGAGCGAGTGTTTCAGTGTGGATCATGTGCTTGTTCATAAACATTAACAGTTTCCAGGTGTGACATGGCTCCACAGTGCTGATGTAGAGAAGACAACGAGGCTCAGTAGTTAAAGTGGAAGGTAAACTTGATGCCAGTTGATGGCCAAGGCCTTTTAACCTGAACCGTTTCGTCTTGTGTTTGGATCGGAATTTGCATATACAATTTATACCTCAACTCTGAActctcagttctgattggtcagaccgtgttgattaatttattattgtttttaatattttaatgttattgttgATTAACATATTACTGGTTCTATTGTATTCATATTCAATgtagggacttgtatggtgggcACTATATACAAACATATTAAAGAACTTCATTTTTGGTGGGAGtctcagtgctttgtaatagtTGTAACAGTGTTTTGCGACACAGGAAAGATTTCAGGACTGAAGACTTTGCGCTTTGCAGTTCCtcaataacatgacaagctgcaattCTTTTGTTATTAATATGAAGAGCGGAAAAGGGGAAACTTGTAAAGGAAGTATGTTTAAAACTGCTGTAAGGTAAGTGATAGCAGGGACTAACTTGTATCCGACGTTTCATAACATTACCTGTAACTAGAAATGTACATGTCAttctgttataaataaaaatgggcaATCTTTGGGAACAGTAACGTACTAACAGTAATATAACCCCATcggtgattaattttctataacagtaagcccagtcatgttttatttctagaACTAATATAAACGCACAGGAGAGGATTATCCTACTGGAGAATTGTTCACATTCttgattgttaaaaaaaaaaacacaacaaaaaaaaacaaagacatctGAATGACGGATCAAACAACACACAGAATTACATGCTTgccatgaggaaaaaaaatggggagaaaagagaaagatggGCGTTCATGGTGAACTCatgaagatgaaagaaaaaattatACCCCTTgtcatgcacatacacattctcATACAAAAAATGAATGACAGATGAGTGAGTTTTTGAGGCACTCCCAATACCTTCCTTTATTTGGTGATAGGAAAGTGTACACACATGGGTCCCTTCATAGTGGGCTCTAAAGTTACACATGATTTTAAATTCTCTTTGCCCAAAATGTGTTCGCTACATATTGTAATAGAAGTAGCTAAGTACTGCAAGGTAAAGCATTAATCATGATGGATAAACGAAGCAGAAGCAAGCATGTAAATTATTGCTTCCAATAcgagtataaaaaaaaaacactaaaccaaaaacaataatttggcagcagaaaatgtaaaaagtaatgAAACATGAAATTCATCAGAAAACGTCTGATCAAAGGCATCCTCCGTTAACATTACAACCAAAGTTCAACGAAGGGAAGAGAAACAATGCGGCATTTCAGAATATAGACGCTTATTGGATTAGCTGACAAATAAAACTACAGACTGAGCTGGAATGTGTTGTTAAGCCTCTGTGCAATCtgcctccttctcctctctAAAATCAAACACGAATacaataattttaaatatatatgacAATTATAAAGAACCAAGTAAAGCATAAATGCGAGTCTCGATCAAAATGGTCATAcgagtttttattttgttattcatGAATCAGTTGGTAAGAGAGGAATACATAAACATGAAAACTGGGGAAAAAGTAGCAAACTGTTATATAGACCATCTTGCAACATTGATACTGGCATCAAACTTTTCACTGCATActctatttaaacccctctttCTGACCGTACAATAAAAAGTAATGTTAATATAAAGCAGTTGACTCGATTTAGTGGATAGCTGGGGCTCCTGTCTAAAGGAAGACAGTAATATGTTAAGAGTATTCTACAGAGGCAGGTAGATATCTGAAGCCAAAATGAAACGAAGAATCCCTTCTTCACACAGCGTACGTTAAGCTATGGGGGGGAGGGAAGCCTAAAAATCACTGACATTCCCCTTACACATAAAAATTTAACATTAAGGACAAGTGTAGGATTTTAAAAGCAATTCGCTCAGTTGTTCATGAATGCCATGTCATGTTGAGGAATAGCTACAGTACATATTGTAACGTGGAGGTTACGAGTCCTGTAACCGAGATTAGGCACATAAAAGTGGTGGTTTCGTGTATGTACAAGAAAACGGTAGATCTGCGAAAGTGACAAAGCCAGCGAGAGGCagttaaaaacaataaagggTGACGTGTGAGAGGTCTGAGAGGTAGCGCTCAAAGTATTAGGTGAAGTTCAGGACAGTGAAACATATACACCTTTTATGCTACTGATCAATATAGATTTGGAAATGTCGATACCCGGGAACAACTTGTGAAGAATAGTGAGGGTTTAATGTCGTCAAATGTTCTCTTAATTTTTACCCTGggaacatccacacacacacacacacacacacacacacacactctctctaaaCATCAGCTGAGGAGGCTGCCTTGGACCAAGGCAAACGGCCTAGCTGCACCATGAGCTGACTCCATTATCAAACTTGGTTTCAtttgcagaaagaaaaaaagaaaaaaaaccccaccattCCAAGAGCCATTACTGCCATTGCACTGATGAAACACTACAGGTCTGGAGCTAATCTCTGCCCCAATGGGAGTATTTGGTGCTTAATAATCTTGTGGTTTCACTGCAGCTCCTCAATCTTTGAACCAAGACCGCCAAGTCTGGTAGAGAATAGTAATCTAAAACCATTCGACACAGAGACGTTTTCCATAAAACACAGACTCAAACGCTCCAGTTCTTTTATCATCATTCTTATAGAGGGTACACATTTCGAACAAAACCTCAAGAAAAGATTCAAACAGTAATTTAGCTCTAAAATGGCAGAGATACTTACTGTCTGCTCTAGAATTTCTGAATTTGCATTAATGGGACAGTAAACCCATATTACCGTAGGAGCAGAGTACTGAGGGGTGGAGGGAAAAGAGGGGGGTGGGAATAGAGAAAGCCCACTTGTCCAGTTAAGCGAAAGGTATAGATTGCTCCTTCAGTGTGTTCAGACAGTCCAGGAAGTGAATACCCCTCATACATTTAACTGGACAAAATAAGAACGAAAGGAGGAGGGGAAAAGGCAGGCATGCTTTCCTCTGGCCGGATCAAGGCTGTGTAGAGAATGTAGAAGGGAAGCAAGTTATCGGCAAGGAAAGGGGAGTACGGGGTGGGACGTGTGTGACTGAGACAACTCTGTACGAGTTAGCGTTCATTTCAGATACAACCCTTTTctgcctgtctgtttttttttcagtaaccattcaaaagtttgtttttagcacgttacaggtgcatcctCATTTGGTGAAGGCAGCTACAACGGCCCAGAGCAGCTCGTTGGCGTTACTCTTCATGCTCTCACCCTCAGGCTCGAGGTCGAGCAGCTGCCTCACCCTCTTCATGGCCAGGTCGTACTGCTCGTCCAGCAGCGGTGCAAACGCGTTTTCCAGCACGTCGGATGAATGAGCCAGGAAGATGAGTGCCAGTAGACGCTTGTCCATGCGCTGTGGGTCGTTCACCCACTTGTCCAGTACGGCTTCCTGTACCTTCTTGATGAGGCGCTGTTTGATGTTGCTGTTGGTGAGCGGGTGTGTCGTCATGTCGAACAGCAGGAAGTTTTGCTTCTCTGTGGTGAGCACGCCCTTCTCCACCAGGTTCTTGGCGAGGCGTTCACGCACATTACGCAGCTGGTAATGGAGCTTCAGCGGGTTCCAGGTCTCACCTTCGGGAGACAGCAGTCTTATTAGATGtgtataaaatgaaaacaaatgagagGAAAACCAAAATCTTCTGTTGAGCTGCACGGTACACTGCTACAATATGGTCTGTTTGTTTAGAACACTGACCGCAACattacaataataaatgaataacaggATGTTAAAGCTTTCTGGTTAACTTGCATGAACTGGTATGTGGATACTGCCACGTTTATTTCGTTTTCTTAAATAGACAAGTCCAGATTTATATCGCCGTGTCATTTTATGCATATTTTTTCAATGTAGATGAATGATTAGCGGTTAAGACCGAAGCTTCAGCACCCCACAGAGGCTAAATTAAACGATCTTCGACAAGCTGAACACTAAACCATATAATACGGGGGTCCGAAATAGTCAAAATATTTACCTTGATTGAAAATTAAGTGCAGATTTGTCAAAGCTGCTCATCATCTGCCCATACCAAGACTCACTCGATacatattttaatacattttagacatttattttaatactcaatacagattttaaatgcgTAACCTGTAGTGCAAAATAGAAGGCTGTGCAAAACACTAGTGCAAGTAAAGAATTGTTCAGTTTAATCCTTACCACTAAGGAGCTCGATCCAGCTCTGTACCGTCTCTGGTGGCTGGGTCtctttaatgtgtttcagagcTTCATCCAGGAGCACGTCACCAGTAGGAGCGTCAGATTTACATATGACCTGATAATGAAAAGTGCCAGATTTTATACTAACCATTTCATCAATGATGTGCAATCAGGTTTAAATACACAGAGTTCCTTTAACAAAAGCAGAGGCAACATTTTGCAGAAGCCATAGTGAATAATGAACATACCTTCCCTGCAAGAACAAATATTAAAGCGCTCCCCCTTGTGGCACATCACTAGATATTGCAGCAAAAAAATTTTCCCATTGCaagacatttattttcacaaatcaGATACAAAAATAATTGAATTGGCCTTATTTTGCAtcatattacacatataatgtGTCTGACCTTTACATATGGAAAACTGACTTGTGAATCTTGCCAGTTTATGAAACTACTTGGGATTGAGCATGGAAGGATTAAGCTGTAGGCTACCCATCAGAAGGCCAATATAAATGAGCAAGAGAAGCCAAAAGGACGGAGGAGTCATTAGAGAGCTGGATTTATTTCCAGGACGCAGACTTAGTGCTACGGTAATAATAAAAGTAACCCCACCTTTCTGGTGAGGAGGCTTTTTCTTCTCATGCCACAGGCCTCCAGCTGCAACCTCCCTCTTAAGGCAAGCTCGATGAGCATGCAGCCGCGAAGCCCTGAAGATATGCAGTCATTCCAGAAGGACGTGTAGCCCTGTGAGCACAGATCAGGTTAAATCAACAGTGGTGGGAAATAAACTATTATAGTTTATAAACGATTGTTCTATTCAAAACATTGAGCAAGACATTGAACTCCTTGCCAGTGTCATGAACTATGACTCCTAGTTGCTAAATGCATTAGAtcgacattcattcatttaattaggAGTATTAAAAATAAGAATACTAAAACCACAATAATTATTCACTTCAAGGATAAAACAATGTACTTAACATACACtgcatggccaaaagtttgtggacaccggaccatcacacccatatacttgttgaacatcccattccagatttagtcccctcttTACGGTTATAAAAAGCTCTACTCTTCACCACTCTTGACGTTTCAGACACAAAATCATTAATGaaatcaggcactgatgttggatgaggaggCCTCCTGTGTGGTCTGAGTTCCAGTTCAtaccaaatgtgttcagtggagttgaaatcagggctctgtgcaggccattcAAGCTCCTCCacatcaaccttggcaaaccacgTCTTTATAGACCCCcgtttgtgcacaggggcactgtcatgcggAAACAGTTTTGGGCCTAGttttagtcccagtgaagggaaattgtaatgctacagcataaaaAGATGTCCTATACTATGCAGTTGTGTGCTTCTAAACTTTTTTtaacaacagtttggggaagaaacacgtatgggtgtgatagtttggtgtccacaaacctttgactATATACACTGTAGCATAGGCTGGGAGACTCTGCTCAATTATATCATGATACATGTTTATGATGACAAGGAACAAGAAATTTGAAGCATGTGAAgtagtttatttttgtaatctcTAAAAAACATTGACCGTTTCATCTCTTATCTGCCTCTGCAAATGAATTATTGTGATACATTATCATCCATCTTGAAAATGTTTATAGCACTTATAACGTACCAACAGATAAGCATGGTATGCTTTCAAGACTAAACGAGACTGAGTAATTTTACTGCACAATTGCTAACTACAGATTAAAATCCTATATAATCCATATAGACTTAGAATACACGAATGCATAGCTGATTCATGATAATCAACAAGGGCAAGAACCCAGGTTTTAAAAGTTACCAATCCTTGGGCTAACAGGAAAGTCTTGTCCCACGCTGACTAAAGTCAGTCTATTTGTGCCTTTTGAGTATTGCACCAACCTACCTCCTTCCTATTATTTTCTATGTCTGTAttccaagctttttttttttttaaacattaaactgtATGAGATTTCTAATTATTCAGCACATCTTTTAAAGCTAGTTTTGTGTATCTACCATATTTTCTGGTCCGTGTCAAATATTAACATACGTAGGTCTCGCATGCAAGGCAATAAATCAAATGTGATGTATAACTTCCCACTCTTCTAAAAGATCTTCCAGCAAATTGTCTTTGTGACCTTTGGCTAACATTCTGATTATGAGCTTTAGTTGTAAAAGAATGAGAGACTGGCCAGCACCTTTACTTTCAAGTTGTTTAACCTCAAGGAGAGCAGACTGTGTGTAGTGAGCAGCAGAGACTTTATGAGAAATGTAGTCTAGTTAGTTATTCATTAATAACTAGGACTTGTTATTACAGTGCACATGTTGCATAAGCTGCTTTTCTTATCCCAGAACTGTCTGTACTCGGAcagcgtggtggtggtgggtttttttggtaaagaaaaaacaaagtgtgaaagcagcctTGTCTGTAGGCAGATTTCAAGCATCTGCCATCTGGAAGACTAAAACATGCATCACATCATGATTTAAGAGTAAGCAAACAATAGATTGAAGGGCCTGATGTGGTATAAAATGAAGCAAAGTTAAGCCTCAGTCAGCTGTATAACTCATGTTTGTTCTTCATTGTAGGACTGCCTCAAGATAGAGCTCAAAAGGATCACGGGCAGCAAGTTACACTACTCTAAATGGACACTTACCCTCCGTTCACACTAGTGAGGGACAAGTCGCTCGTGTAGCTTTCAGCTTGTCTCTTTTGGGCATGGAGCGAGCGCTACTGTTGTCACCTGTGGGTGTGTAGCATCCAACCTAACTCTGATAAGAAAGAATTGTGGCCAAAACGTAGCCTACAGCTCACAATTTACCTGTCCTTAAATTgaattgtaatataataataataaagtgaaagGTGTATTTATATTAGCATcacaagctaactgtactagctacaaACACACTAATGATATGTCGAATAGGATGAAATCATTTGACATTGTTTTCCAAGTCAAGCAGTACATAGTAACTCAAAGCAGATAGGAACCTGGTAGGAAAGGTGTGAGGGGAGAATGAGAAAATGTTTTACCACGCATGCCATATAAGGAACCCGAGGAAATCATTTGAGCCGATCGTTTGGATTTGTCACATTCGGCTATGTGGTCTCACAGTGCTTCAGcggtttcttctgggtactccggtttcctccctccgtccaaagacatgcattgtagactgacAAGCATCTTTAAATCATcagaagtgtgtgaatgtgcgcaTGTTTGTGTCCTCcggtgggttggcaccccgtccagggtatcCCCAGGACCTGACGCCCCCTCCCCgtgacactgtgtaggataagcagtgttgaaaatggatggatggacttgtCAACTTGTGGCTCACTAGTGTGAACGTACCTTTAACAGGACACACTGAAATGTCATCTGCTAGTTGCCAAAGCTGTTGATGagaatttatttgtaatgaaaCTACAATGATATTGATGAATTCTATCAGTCTTATAGCACATTGTTGTGTCCGCTTGAACACGGTGTTCGACAGGACACAAACACTAACCCTTATACAAGACCAGAACAACAAACAATTAACAACCATCACTGCCTTAAGCATCACGTGCCATTTTTACCCTGCTTTACGATCAAGAACAAAGGCTTGTTAAAAAGGCCTGATATGCTTCTGTGTTCAAATATGAATAAAGGTGAATGCATACAAACAGAAAAAGGCAGTCATTAAACTTACGCACGCCCCTGATTTCCACATACTCTGAAAGGTTTATGAGATCAAAATTCTCAAGAGGGTGACCGGACACTGGCCTGGACAATGTTGACTTACTTGTGCAATCGTACCTGTAAAGTGAAAGCTGGAACaagtacttgtttttttttttttaccccttcCTCCCTGGAGAATAACCACAAAAGAGAGACAACATGTGTGACGCTGCAGAAGTGTGTGCGCACGCGCGGACATGTTCtctgtaattataaataaatgcagataCCATGTAAATGTCCAAATATGTCTAACAGGCCTAACAACTTTAACTTTGAAATGATTAGTATCGAAAACCACCCCTTTAAAAGCACACAGCCTTAAAGTAATGTCATTATTTACTCTGCAGATGAACAGAGAGTGTTTGTCTTAGTTTATCTATTTATCATTCGGGCATTTCCGCAAAGCCTGAAGTACAGTCTCGCTCATTcgctgcatgtgt of Ictalurus punctatus breed USDA103 chromosome 22, Coco_2.0, whole genome shotgun sequence contains these proteins:
- the golph3a gene encoding Golgi phosphoprotein 3 encodes the protein MSSLTQRSSGLVQRRTEASRSAVDKDKSAGGEDDEHRRDEQEDDDTGDSKETRLTLMEEVLLLGLKDREGYTSFWNDCISSGLRGCMLIELALRGRLQLEACGMRRKSLLTRKVICKSDAPTGDVLLDEALKHIKETQPPETVQSWIELLSGETWNPLKLHYQLRNVRERLAKNLVEKGVLTTEKQNFLLFDMTTHPLTNSNIKQRLIKKVQEAVLDKWVNDPQRMDKRLLALIFLAHSSDVLENAFAPLLDEQYDLAMKRVRQLLDLEPEGESMKSNANELLWAVVAAFTK